The following are encoded together in the Culex pipiens pallens isolate TS chromosome 1, TS_CPP_V2, whole genome shotgun sequence genome:
- the LOC120425164 gene encoding uncharacterized protein LOC120425164, with translation MSNSAMVAVAICCILVLLAVFIVLIIVVGQTMGEPK, from the coding sequence ATGAGTAACAGCGCCATGGTTGCGGTGGCCATCTGCTGTATTCTGGTACTGCTGGCAGTATTCATCGTGCTGATCATAGTAGTCGGCCAAACGATGGGCGAACCGAAGTGA